GCCAATATGCCATGGGGGCGACATTCGATATATCGCGTGAcacctccaccgacttggatcgcgtgcgccgtgacaactatgctcattACAGAATATGCATTAAAAACCAGGAATCATGGGAGCATGTATCTAAAGATCATATCACACAACAAAGACAAGATGCACAGATTGAGAGATGTAACCTCAGGATCATGAAGAGTATAAATGTTCTAAGGGATTAATCATTAGATGTAGTCTCGAATTTCAAGGATATGAAGAAAAATAGATCAAGACAGGTACAATTTCAGATTTAGAGAGATCAAGATTTAGAGATATACAAAATGCAGGTTACATTGCATTCTTGCATTTGTCACATTTAGGTCATTCACAGAGGCTAGTTACAACATTATGTCTACCATTAATTCACAGAAAAGGGTTTAAAATATGAGAATATGCATTTGATCCAATGTTAACCACAAAGATCACAGGGACAGTATATCTATCTTAGATTCAAGATCAATCAcagaaaaaatagaacaatAGAAATAGGACCATGAATCTACATTAGATCTAGGGGTTTGAAAGATAAACAAAAGAGAACAATAATCGATCATCAAGAACTTGGAGAAACAGAGAACCACAGCTCGCTTTATGCCTATTCAAGAAAAATAATTTGAGAAAATAGGAGAGATATGATTTACTTGAATCGAGCAATAGGATCTCTTTGATGGAAGATCGCAGGAGGAATCCACACTTCCCAAAACCGAGTAGCTGAACTGGTTCGACGATCTCAGCAACGATTGGATCAAGATTACAGTAATGAGGTAGGGATTTATTACAGATCCAgtaccaaaaaaattacaaaaggaatataaAAAGAATGAAACAGATCATGATCTCTGACTGGTGCGCTTGCGACGAACATCCTCACTTCAACAGCCTTGATCTCCGGCGAAGATATTGTCGATGATTTGAGAtagatcttcaaagaaccaccATGGAAATCGCCTGGAACATCTCCAGAAATCCAGAATCGGAAGATTGGTAACCAAAATCTAAGCCTAATCCCTGATTTTTACCCGCTCTCCTCTCTtgcgaaaccctaaaatctcggttttctccttctttctcttttctctcctttcgctctctctccctcttttttcaAAACGAAAGAAAAGAATCTCCCCAAAATGAAAGTCCCTTTTTCgttttttaggtttttctttttatatattttgtcttcttttttttttttttttttttgtctttcttgctttttttggttttttctattCCCCAAATTACCCCTCTAAACACTTAAAATCTCCTTTCTTGCTTTTTGCTTTTTATTTCTCCAAACTACCCTTCTAAGTATCTAAAatctcctttttgctttttatCCGAATTACCCTTATGATTGGTTTTCTCTTTTTGATTCCTAAGATACCCTTCTAATTGGTCTCAATTGGTTTGGGCATCGGACCGGTTTGGGTATGGGCTGACTTGGCCTAGACTGGTTAGGCTTTGGACTGGTTCCATATACTGGACTAGGTTAAAGATGACTCAAATACCCCCTAGACCTTTTATGGCTTTCGAACTATTTTGTGAGCAAATTTTGGGTGTCTACAGTAGGTTATttaactgcatcaattctcctcaGTTTGAAAAAACTCGATCTCGATTTTTTTTGTAGTGACAAGGGGAAACAACATGTGagtagcagctttgaccattcccaaacaaaactctggTGATGTAGGGATGTTAGGAATAAAATCTTCAACCCTGGGAGTTTTATCTTCAAAGTAGTGAGGTGGAATCACAAATTCAATAAATTTTCCGATGGTAAGAATAGCATCTGGGGTGGTGACAGCTTCATGTGGAGTGTACTTGAAGGCTTCCTTAATCATGACCTTAGCTGGTTCTAATTCTTTAACCATGTCTTCATCAACCTCTGTAATACAATCCTCCACATCAGCAACCTCTGGTTATTGGTCGTCTGGTTCTAATTCTTTAACCATATCTTCATCAACCTCTGTAATGCAATCCTCCACATCAGCAACCTCTGGTTATTGGTCGTCCTTCTTAAAGTCTTCAAGTATTACCTCTTTGTTGTCATTGCCGGCttatttgatttcttcttcttgatcttcAAAAGCTCTAGTTCTTGAAGTAAAGGAAAATCTTCTACCTTGCAAAGAACTTGATTTTCACCTTGAATTATTGATTCCTCTACGATTGTTCACTTTAActatttccttcatttcttcctttgaCGGTGCAAAGTGGAGCTCAACCTGTGCTTTAACATAATTGGTGTCAGACTTCAAACAAACAATCATCAACTTGTGAACTGAAATTCATTGATGGATGCTTCAAGTTGTCTTTAGATTTAAATGCATGTTGGTGATAGTCTTGTTGAAGGATGAACTTTTTTTGTATATGCTCCGGTAGGTACTTGTTCTTCAACTCGTGCTTTATCTCCTCCCACTTAATGGATGCTCCGCCACTGTTTTCAAGGTTCCTTTAATAAGTTCTCCACCATTCACGTGCTGCGCCAATCAATTTCATTTGGGCCAACCTCATCTTCATTGTTTTTATAGAGATCGAACCAGTCAAAGTAATCATCCAAGCTTGTAAACCAGTCATAAAATATCTGTAAATCATATTTCCCACTATACTCCTTTAGTTCGAGCTTGACCTTTTATGTATCGTCAGAGTGTCGATTGGGTGCACCATCATCAGCATTAAAATAAATATCCGCACGTGTTCTTCAAAAGTCGGCTGGACTGTAGGAACCCTTTATGGACATCTTCTTGGAAACCTCTGATTGTGGTCTTTTGCTGTAGAATGTGTCGGATATCTTGCCTCACCTTCAGGCGGTGCATAACTGCCTTGtataggtttagggtttcgatTCTCTATTGCTAACAACCTCTCATTTTTAATTCTCTATTTAGTATTGATATGCTGAAACATCTCCAATATCCTACTCATAGGATCAGGCAGGTTTGGAGTTCTTGAGCTCTCTACCATAGCTCTGATATCGCTTAATGTAGTACTGAGTTTGAataatcaaaacaatatcaaaacaGAATCTTTTCTCTGggaataaaatccaaaaaagagagaataatgATATGACTAAATCAGGTGTCAGATTGGCCAGAACTGCAATCGAGTTTTGTTCTACGGTTAAGGAAACCTTGCCAAAAATTTCAGATCAATCCGATGGGTGGATCTGAAATGGATCAATCCTAATTGTACTAGGAGAAAGGTATATCAGTTAATTCACAGTTCGGATTAAAGATCAAACAACAGAATATTTAAGTCAGACAAACACTACTATTATGAAAGTAAATCTCAGAATTAATGACCTAACAGAATAGGGAAATCAATTCAGCTATTAGACAAATAGGGATTAAAATCTGAATGCAAGGGCAGAATGAGAAATATGAAATATCTCCAGATCAGCAGGACTGATCAGTGAATTTCTGGTTGAAGGTCCTTTCTATGGGGATGATCAATTCTTAAAAAATTGAGAATAATCCGATGGCCAGATTTCTTGAACTGTAAATCTGTAGTTCATGTAAAAAAAAGACTTGCATATGAATTCTAGATCAGATTATGAATTGCAGaaaaaaacaggggaaaaaTTACTTGATTAATGGAGGGAGGAGGAACAAGAATAAGAGTAAGGAAGAACACCCGAGCTTCTCACTTCAAGCTGGGCTGgaaagatcaaacaccaaccagccttgatcacacacaaggTTCTTCACACAGGAAGAGAgcagcccaaaaaaaaagagcatcctAGTGCACGAGGGTACTGCTACTGCAGGGTGTGGGAGGGCTAtatgtatgcaaccttacccccactttgtggagaggctgtttccatgttttgaaccacaacctgatggttgcaatagtgcaacttaaccgttgtgtcaaggctcgcccactagaaagactcaaaaatagactcttgacactaaaaagaaaaaggctaACCCagtccttaactaataaggtaacctaaactggctaggaaactgactcaaatCAGGACTGGACTTTAGAATGCTAATCCAGCctactaaaacacttaataacaattaaaaaaaaaaaaatgacgaCACTTaactaactaatcccgtatgccttgactttacccatattataggtcccattaaagtggtccatcacaatgaaaacacatggaTGAAAGGCCCAagacatacataacccaacccaaagtttATTTCCAATAAATTAGCCCATTTAGGTGATTTAACTGCATCAGTTGTAGTGGCAGCAATTGCCACTACTGCCACCACCATCATAGTAGCATTTGCTACAGGCCACCACAATCACTGAAAGGTGAAGAATactaggaggaagaagatggatctgcactcttctttttattgttgtatctattttttttaagggtaagTATTTTTGTAATGTACATATAAGACCTCTCATATTTATAAGTAAAAGGGATCACATTTCATATTTTACACAAGAGGCcctttttgaaattaaaactaaaaaaaataaattctaatatattttcatttaaactcCCAATGTTTTATGTAATTCATAGGTACCCTCCAACTGCTTAGCGTTGCCTTGTTGCCGTGACAACAATGGGAACAAAACATCTGAATACAATTACAGAATAAAATGATGTCTAAACGATATCTGACACGTACATTGTATTCTATATGCTCGAGCAAAAGTAAAACCAATTTGTTAATTTCTGTTgttaatttatgttttttaatatttgtggTTAGCCTAttatccattttattttttttcctacttCCCAGAAATTCATGATTTTCTGAGTTCTTATTCTCTCACTCTTGGACAGATAATAGATGGTGAAAGACTGACTTTAACATTATGGTTCAGCCGTGACAGTTCACATGATGAGGATGGCAAActtatttctcttctctctcagaTTCTCTTCAATAGTTCTATTGACGAGCCTATTTCACACCTGCCTTTACCAGCACCCAATAACATGTACTGGTTTTCTCCAGATCAAGGTTCTCTGTACCAATCTGGATTTGATATACgctgggcaagagcacatgttCTTGGATatactttttattcttttgatgATCAACTATTAGATTCATCACATAATCTTTCAGAGGGGCTAATGAGTCCATTACGATTAGCTACGGAAGATGAGTTATTTTACAAGGAATTTCTCAACAGTTTGCATGCCCTGCAGGTATCCTTCTTGTTGcacataaataattaatttttcttttgctgCTAAGAGATCAGACTTTTTCCTTTCCCTAAACTCAATTTAAAATGTGCATAATTATATCTCAACTTGGACTTCCGTATTACCATTTTTCAAAAGTTTTCTTCATAATTAGTAAGACTGACAATGACAGGCCAcagatgatgtttcacattAGGTATGGGCTGAACTTGGAAAAGTGTGTTTAAGTGCCCAATCTATACCAGAGGGACAACCTTGGTTGTCTAGTTGATCTTGGATGTGGCAATCCCTTTTACAGATTGGGGAACTGCTAGAGCAACAGTTGATGAAACCTTTTGCCTGCTGTAATATTTGGGAATGTATTCTCAGAGGATTATTAGTGcgtgtccttttttttttttttttttttttgatgaataaaaaaattcattaccaaaggaaaggaaaagtggggggggggggggacaaaaaACCACAAAACTAATTTCTAATTTCAAGACCCTGCCTTTATAAAGGAGGAGGCAAGGGACTGAAAGAGGGAAGGGAGGAACCCCAAACAATCACAATAGACTTAGCTTAGGGTGTCGACGCACCAACAGGAGGCTGAAGCAAGCAAAGGCCGAACCAAATCTCGACGAACATACAGGACTTATCGCAGAAAGGGTTTTGTGGATAATGCCCTTGTTGCTTTTGTGTGCTTCTCAAGTCATGATTCTATGGTTGACAACGAGATAATATTCCACTGTCACTGGAGGTGGATAGATAAGAATGGGTCAGCTTAGAATGGCTCCGTTTGTATCCTCCAAACATTTGCCTTGTTAGGTGTTTTTTCCCCCCCTCGTTCTTCCTGATGTGCAgtgggggtgggtgggttgGGTTAGAGTTTAAATGGCACGCCGATATCATAAACGTCGTGCATTTTTATCTAATGTTTGGAAAATAAAGAATATTATGTCATCCTTCTAAGACAAATGCAGGGCTTCCCTtcacccttcccccccccctcccctcctctccCTGGAGGCAGTTGCAGAACATTAACAATTAGTGCTTCACATTGAACAGGTCTTGCAGTTTTGCTTTTGGAAAGCCTTTGAGTTGCGAGAAACTGAAGTTGGAAGAGCAATCAGCAATGTGGTGCCATTATCCCAATCACTACAAGAGAAAAGCAGTGGCCGGAAGCTTACGATGGGTGATCATCAACTTGCAGAGATGGTTTTCCACTGTATCTCTAATCATGATGATAGCAAACCTGCCTTTGGTTGGGCTGACTTACATGCCGCTGTTGTTGCATGGGGAGATTATACCTGTAAGTTAAGGAAGGAACTGTTAATCAGATTTCCATACTGGAGAACCTATCATTCTATATTCTTTGTTCCCCTGGTTGACCTTGAGAAAGAAGCTTAATATATAAATGTGTTCAAGAATGTGAAGAGCCAAGGATTATATTTATTATAATTCCGAAACCTAAACCTTGGTAGCTAGGATAAGCAGTCCAACTAAACTTTCAGAGATGGCAAATATGTTTTTACAGGGATGGTCTTCAGTTCTCATATGGTTTTCCAAAGAGGATTCATCAGactttgcaattttttttccctgaaCTTGGCTTTTGTTTGGGGTTGTTCCTTTGTATGCCTGCTTACAGCAAGGTTAGTGAGACTAGATAACAAATTTGTGTACGTACTGGACTAGACTGCTTTGTCAATATTCTCTAATGGAAGGTGGTGGTTGTGCTCATGTATGGTTGTCTACAACTATGTTAGTGCTGTTGGGAAACAACCGGGTTAAATGCAGTGGAATCGGATTGGGTATTAATCTTTGCATTCAAGTTTGAGATCTCTTCCCATAACAAAAATTAAACGAGAAACATAGGTTATCTTAAAACAGTAAGTGTAGTTCTTCCAGATAATAGTTTTTCCACAGTTGAGCAATGATGGAGATTGTCAGTCTCAACTCTTAAACCTTCAATCCAAAGCAAAGCCAACATGAATGTTCATCAacgatctagggttttaaaaacgCTAACCACACCACCACTCACAATGAGAGAGAGCGCCAAGGTGGGGAGGGCGCAAGCTCAACTAGCAAGGCTGGCCGACCCCGTTGTGGTGTGCTTTTATAATCATAACCACAAGTATTCCTTTATTCACTTACCTAGAGTGAAAAGGAAACTTGGTGGTGGAGAAAACTTGATTTGTAATTCAACTTGCTTCTAAAGAGAAAAGAGGTGAAAACTAAAAGGGATTTTGTGGTCATCTTAATTATAGTCAATATTTTATCAgataaaatactataattaAAAGatcaatttattttatttttcaattaaatGTCGTGCATAATTAAACTCGGTAATTTGAATGTAGGACCTTCTACTAAACAATAACTCATTCGTTGTTAAGCATATCTTTGCAAAGACCGGGAGATATCTTATGCTTCAAAGCTTTTGCAGCTCGAGCTTTAAGACAATGATCCAAAATATGGCGAAAAACGAAATTAATTCGATTGCCAAGAGTATCCATGCTTTTCGAATCATTAAGGAAAGCTGGATAAGTTGAATGACAAAGTTCGTCCCAAGGTGGGGGTAACTTAGGGAAGAATTGGTCTAACCAATATGCCGATTTGGAACTTTCAAGCATTTGATATAGAgtcatatattttttagaaaaagcttcaaattcaAGTAAATTGTTAAGCTTAATCTTTGTTAAATTAAAACTGACATCTTTTGCAAGCTTGTCAGGGTGATGAAAACCACAAAATTCAGATTTTATGATTTTCGTaaattcaaccaaaattttttcaaaatttttctgATAGGTGAGAAGCGTAGTTTTAGCTACCTTACCGTCTTCAGTTTGGTCAAATTTTTTGATGAATTATAGAACATCTCCTTGAAGGGAACCACTGAGGTATTCGAGGAATTTGTCTACTTCCCATGTTGTCTTATTGTTAGCAATAAGAAGGGCAAAGGTTTGGGCCCATTCATTAATCGTTTTATCATAATCTTTAATGGCAATATGGGTGAGGTCCAAATAGGTGCCGTCGGTGGCGAGACCATATTTGTGAAGGTCATCCTTCCGGACTGCAAAATTGTCGTCGGTGGTGAAAACAGTATCATGACCAAAAGTGGTGCGTGAACCGGTTTGAGGGTGAAAATCCTCATCGGTTTCAAGATGGTCGTTTTC
The sequence above is a segment of the Telopea speciosissima isolate NSW1024214 ecotype Mountain lineage chromosome 7, Tspe_v1, whole genome shotgun sequence genome. Coding sequences within it:
- the LOC122669759 gene encoding uncharacterized protein LOC122669759 isoform X2, which codes for MAADAEHPRLILHNFLSLDLCRELGFIHKSCCTVGYRPNVFSTTLSHLIATNSAHLILPFISIRESLKEKAEEFFGCEYQLFIEFTGLISWSKGASIGWHSDDNRPYLKQRDFAAVCYLNSHGEDFNGGLFCFQDGEPTTVVPVSGIIDGERLTLTLWFSRDSSHDEDGKLISLLSQILFNSSIDEPISHLPLPAPNNMYWFSPDQGSLYQSGFDIRWARAHVLGYTFYSFDDQLLDSSHNLSEGLMSPLRLATEDELFYKEFLNSLHALQVLQFCFWKAFELRETEVGRAISNVVPLSQSLQEKSSGRKLTMGDHQLAEMVFHCISNHDDSKPAFGWADLHAAVVAWGDYTCKLRKELLIRFPYWRTYHSIFFVPLVDLEKEA
- the LOC122669759 gene encoding uncharacterized protein LOC122669759 isoform X1 — its product is MAADAEHPRLILHNFLSLDLCRELGFIHKSCCTVGYRPNVFSTTLSHLIATNSAHLILPFISIRESLKEKAEEFFGCEYQLFIEFTGLISWSKGASIGWHSDDNRPYLKQRDFAAVCYLNSHGEDFNGGLFCFQDGEPTTVVPVSGDVIMYTADSRNIHSVDEIIDGERLTLTLWFSRDSSHDEDGKLISLLSQILFNSSIDEPISHLPLPAPNNMYWFSPDQGSLYQSGFDIRWARAHVLGYTFYSFDDQLLDSSHNLSEGLMSPLRLATEDELFYKEFLNSLHALQVLQFCFWKAFELRETEVGRAISNVVPLSQSLQEKSSGRKLTMGDHQLAEMVFHCISNHDDSKPAFGWADLHAAVVAWGDYTCKLRKELLIRFPYWRTYHSIFFVPLVDLEKEA